AGCGAGCGGTGCAGCGGCACCTCGAAGCCGGATGCGTCAGCAGGTAGCGCGTTCATGCCAGCACCGCTCCGCCGCTGAAACTGAAGAAGGTCAGGAAGAATGACGAGGCGGCAAACGCGATCGACAGACCGAACACGATCTGCACCAGCTTGCGGAAGCCGCCACTGGTGTCACCGAAGGCTAACGTCAGCCCGGTGGCAATTATGATGATCACCGCGATGATCCTGGCCACTGGTCCCTGGATCGAATCCAGCACCGATTGCAGCGGCGCTTCCCACGGCATGTTCGAGCCTGCGGCATGCGCGGGAATGGCGATGGCCAGCAGCAGTGCGGCGAGAGCCACGAATTGCAAGGCAGGTTTTACGGAAATGCGTGAAGTCGTCATGACGGTTCTCCTGGAGTTGATGAAAGTAAAGGGACGGAAGGCATCAGCTCGGCGCTGAGTTGGTAGCCGTGGCTGTCGAAGCCGATGACGCGGGCGATTTCCTGCACGCGGCGTGCATGGCCGCGACCGGCGATGTAGACGATGACGTTCACCGCTTCGGCGATCAGGGCGCGTGGTGGCGTCACCGCGACTTCGAGGATCAGTTGTTCCAGGCGCAGCAGCGCGCCCGCAGCGGAACCGGCATGGACGGTGGCGATGCCGCCCGGATGGCCGGTGCCCCAGGCCTTGAGCAAGTCCAGCGCTTCGGCACCGCGCACTTCACCGACGACGATGCGGTCTGGGCGCAGCCGTAATGTCGAGCGCACCAGCTCGGCCATGGTTACGACACCTGCACGGGTGCGCAGCGGGACGTGGTCGTGTGCCGTACATTGCAGCTCCACCGTATCTTCGAGCACGATCACGCGGTCGCCGGTGGCCGCGACCTCGTCGAGCAGGGCATTGGCCAACGTGGTCTTGCCGGTACTGGTGCCACCCGCGATCAGGATGTTCTGGCGTTCGCGCACCGCGTTACGCAGGAATTCCGCCTGAGCCTCGGTCAGGATGCCGTCGGCCACGTAGGCGTCGAGCCGGATCAAGCCGACCGCGCGCTTGCGTAGCGCGAAGACCGGCCCCGGCGTCACCGGTGGCAGCGCACCCTCGAAACGTTCGCCGGTCTCCGGCAACTCGGCGGACAGCAGCGGCTTGCCCGCATGCACCTCGGCGCCCACGTGGGCTGCGACCAGGCGGATGATGCGTTCGCCATCGGCTGGCGTGAGGCTGACACCGAGCGGTTCGCGGCCACTGCCCAGTCGATCCACCCACAGCGAACCGTCCGGGTTCAGCATGACTTCCACCACGTCGGGGTCGTTCAAAGCTTTGGCGATGTCCGACCCCATCGCCGTGCGCAGCATGAGCACGCGACGCTCCAGCGAGGCTGACAAGCTCTGATCGTGCGGCGCGCTACTCATGACGGCACTCCTTCTGATTCGTCGGCAGGCGCTGCGGCGGGAACATTTTCCGGCTGGGCGAAGAACTGGCTCTGATCGGGCTGGATTTCTTCGACCACGTCCTTGACCAGGCTGCGCCCGCGCAGCAGATGCCGACCGAGCTGTTCGATGAACTGCTCAAAGCGTGCCCGTCCCTGGGCGCGCACCGCTTCCTGATGCGCTTCCGGCACGGGGGTGCTGACGGTGAGGAAATAACGCACGTACAGCGCCAGCGTCTCGATCAGGATGTTCTGGTCGCGCTCCAGCTTGTCGAGCTGGCGAGACAAGCGATCCAACCGCTTGGCGATAGCCGCCTCGCGCTGGTCGCCGGAATCGGGCGACAGGAACGAAGCCAGCGCGGCGGCGATGATCGAAGACTTGGACAAGCCCTTCATGGTCGCCAGCTCGTCGAGCCGCCTGGCGTGCTCGGGTTCGATGAAGAGGTTCAGGCGGGTGCGGCTCATAGCGCAATTCCATCGTCAGGGTCGAGGGCCGCCAGCCGCGCGGTGCGTTGCAGGCGTGGATCGAGCTGGGCGGGCAGGGGTAGCGGCAGGTCGTCGTCATCGAGCAGGCCTAGATCGTCCACCGCGTGTTCGGGTTCCGGCATGAACGCGACTTCGGCCAGTTCCGGCTGCTGCTGGCGACCGCCGTCGTCGATGGCCTCACCGTGTGCGGGGAAGACCAGACCAGGAATCGGTGCAGCGAGTATGGCCAGTCCGGTCCAGTCGTCGGGTCGTGGTGCCGGGACATCGGCGTAATGCCCAGGCCGCAATGGCGGCGGCGCCTGAATGCGCGTCTTGAAATTCGCGTCCAGGTAGTAGCGAATTTTCTGGGCCTTGATCGGTGGATGGCCCGACACCATCACCACTTCGTCGTCGGGCGGCAACTGCATGACTTCGCCGGGCGTGAGCAGCGGCCGTGCGGTTTCCTGGCGCGACACCATCAGGTGTCCGAGCCACGGCGCCAACCGGTGGCCCGCGTAGTTGCGTTGCGCGCGCAATTCGGTGGCTGTGCCAAGGGCCTCTGAAATGCGCTTGGCGGTGCGTTCGTCATTGGTGGCGAACGTGATGCGTACGTGGCAGTTGTCGAGGATGGAATGGTTCTGGCCGTAGGCCTTGTCGATCTGGTTGAGCGATTGCGCAATCAGGAAGGCGCGCAGACCGTAGCCCGCCATGAAGGCCAGAGCCGACTCGAAGAAATCCAGCCGGCCCAGCGCCGGAAACTCGTCAAGCATCAGCAGCAGCTTGTGGCGGCGGGCGATGCCGTCTGATCCATCGAGCGACTCGGTGAGGCG
This sequence is a window from Ferrovum sp. JA12. Protein-coding genes within it:
- a CDS encoding CopG family transcriptional regulator, whose protein sequence is MSRTRLNLFIEPEHARRLDELATMKGLSKSSIIAAALASFLSPDSGDQREAAIAKRLDRLSRQLDKLERDQNILIETLALYVRYFLTVSTPVPEAHQEAVRAQGRARFEQFIEQLGRHLLRGRSLVKDVVEEIQPDQSQFFAQPENVPAAAPADESEGVPS
- a CDS encoding TrbC/VirB2 family protein, which encodes MTTSRISVKPALQFVALAALLLAIAIPAHAAGSNMPWEAPLQSVLDSIQGPVARIIAVIIIIATGLTLAFGDTSGGFRKLVQIVFGLSIAFAASSFFLTFFSFSGGAVLA
- the trbB gene encoding P-type conjugative transfer ATPase TrbB, whose protein sequence is MSSAPHDQSLSASLERRVLMLRTAMGSDIAKALNDPDVVEVMLNPDGSLWVDRLGSGREPLGVSLTPADGERIIRLVAAHVGAEVHAGKPLLSAELPETGERFEGALPPVTPGPVFALRKRAVGLIRLDAYVADGILTEAQAEFLRNAVRERQNILIAGGTSTGKTTLANALLDEVAATGDRVIVLEDTVELQCTAHDHVPLRTRAGVVTMAELVRSTLRLRPDRIVVGEVRGAEALDLLKAWGTGHPGGIATVHAGSAAGALLRLEQLILEVAVTPPRALIAEAVNVIVYIAGRGHARRVQEIARVIGFDSHGYQLSAELMPSVPLLSSTPGEPS